Genomic DNA from Filimonas effusa:
AGTTCTCCGTTGCCTGCGCCAGGTTCTCTATCGCAAAGGCTATCTGCTTCGTGGCATCCGATACATCGTACCACGATTTTGTAATACCCACCTTCAGTTGATTCTCTACATCTTCGAAACGATTTACCACAGCCTGCTCGCTTAGTGCTCTTTGTTTGAGCTTTTGCTTGCCTTTGCCCCACCAGTCAGAAATAGGAACGCTTACTGTACCCAGTGCCAGCGGCATAAACTTGCTGCCAATGCCGTTACCTACGCTCCCTGCTACTGCTGCATTCACGCCCACGGAAACGGTAGGCATATAATCCCCCTTGGTTAATTTGGTTTGTAGCTTTTCACCGCTTACCTGCATCTTCATAAGCGAATAATTGGTATTGGCCGAAAGGGTAAGATCCGGCCCCGCAGGATCGGGCAACATAAGCTGACTGGCATTTAACGTATCTTCCATGATCAACAGCGAATCGTAAGGCATCCCGGTATAAAAACAAAAATCGAGTAAAGCCAGTTTTCTCCCGTTTTCAAGTTTGCTTTTATTCAGCAACAACTTGCTCCGCTGCACCTTTACCTTTAACTGATCGTTACGGGCGATAAGACCGGAAGCAAGAAGATCATTTTGCTGCTTTAATACTGTATCCAGCAAATGCTCGTTTGCAATGATCACCTTATACTGCTCCTGCAAATTTATCAGGTTCCAGTATTTTTGCTCTGTAAGCAATAGAACAGAATCGGTTGATTGCTGCGCTCTCACCCTGCTGGCTTCTAATTGCAGCGCAGCCAGTTCATTCGACGTGCGCACTTTGCCACCTGCATACACAGGCTCCATAGCCTGTGCGCCGGTAAAATAAAAATTATCGATGCCCTGGGTAAGCAGGGGAGGAATAGGCGAAATAAAATCCTTGAAACCCTGCGCCCCAACGCCAACTACCTGTACCGATGGGTAGTAAGC
This window encodes:
- a CDS encoding TolC family protein, whose translation is MKRLVIVLFTALAAAPTYSQQKTISLSESKKAALAYSKAIKNGALGIESAQADVLAAKSAYYPSVQVVGVGAQGFKDFISPIPPLLTQGIDNFYFTGAQAMEPVYAGGKVRTSNELAALQLEASRVRAQQSTDSVLLLTEQKYWNLINLQEQYKVIIANEHLLDTVLKQQNDLLASGLIARNDQLKVKVQRSKLLLNKSKLENGRKLALLDFCFYTGMPYDSLLIMEDTLNASQLMLPDPAGPDLTLSANTNYSLMKMQVSGEKLQTKLTKGDYMPTVSVGVNAAVAGSVGNGIGSKFMPLALGTVSVPISDWWGKGKQKLKQRALSEQAVVNRFEDVENQLKVGITKSWYDVSDATKQIAFAIENLAQATENLKVSQDNYASGLSSITELMDAQALYQEASSELVTALAGYRNKAAAYQFMIGKAQ